GATCGACCGCTACATCAAGAAGAGCGACGACGATGCGCTCGACATCCTGGAACAGGAAATCGTTGCCCTGCAGCGCGAATTCTTTCTGCAGCAATCGGAAACCGTGCGCGATCTGCTGATGCTGCACGACTACAGTTTCCTGCAAGACGAGGCGCTGGCCGCCGTCGTGCACGAGCTGTGCCAGCGCCACGGCTTCGTCGAGTTTTATATTTTCCCCAATCCCAGCGGCATCCTGTTCTTCACGCGCGACGGCCACGCCAAGCTGATGATCATCGAGACGGAACGCAGCCTGCACACGCAGTATGAAATGGCGCGCGACAGCGACGCGCCCGATTCATTGCTGCAGGCCCTGCTGGAAATGCGCGTGATTCCCTACTTTTCCGATGCCAACAGCGACGGCATGTACGCGGCGCAGATAGGCGAGAACTGGTTTCGCTACTGCGCCGCGCCCACCATCTGCCTGGGCGGCGTGACGTATTTCTGGGCCCTGTTCGACGTGCCGACGCACCAGCTGGGGCAGCCGGTGATGTCCTACGCGCAATTTCTGCGCGCAGGCGCGGGCGACGGCGTCATTGTTTAGCCTTCCCTTAAGGTCTGCAGCGGCGGATGTTTCAAGACATTGCGCAAACCCAGCCAGCCGCCGGCGATCGCGCACAGGGCGCCGGCCAGCAGGCCGAAGGCCCACACGCCCGGCGCGAAGCTCCAGGCGAACTTGAACTGGTACGTCGCCAGGGCCCAGCCCATGGCCGCCGCGCCCGATGCGGCCAGCAGGCCGGCCAGCGCGCCGACGAGGGAAAACTCGATCAGCTGCGCCTGTGCCAGCTGGCGCCGCGTGGCGCCCAAGGCGCGCAGCAGTCCCGCTTCGCGCGTGCGCTCGTCCTGCGAGCCCATCAAGGCCGCATACAGCACCAGCAAGCCCGAGGCCAAGGTAAAGGCAAACAGGAATTCGACGGCCGTCACCACCTGGTCCAGCACGCCCTGGATTTGTTTCAGCACGCCGCCCACGTCGACCACCGTCAAATTCGGATAGTCGCGCAGCAGGGCGTTGCCCAAGTCCGCCTGCGCAGGCGGCAGGTGGAAGGCCGTGATCCACGTCTGCGGCGTGTCCGCCATGGCGGCCGGATTGATGATGACAAAGAAATTGACGCGCATCGAGCCCCATTCCAGCTTGCGCAAGCTGGTAATGGCCGCTTCGACGCTCTGACCGGCAATGTCGAAGCGCAGCTTGTCGCCCAGCTTCAGCTTCAATGTCTTGGCGATGCCCTCCTCCACCGACGCTTCCGCCGGCGCGCCGGGCTTGTCGCTGAACCACTTGCCGGCCACGAGCTTGTTTTCTTCCTGCATGGCGGCCATCGTCGACAGATTGAATTCGCGGTCGGCCAGGCCCTTGGCGCGGTCGTCCTCGTACGTGGCTTCCGTGATGGCGTTGCCGTTCACGGCCACCAGGCGCCCGCGTATCATCGGATACAAAGGCGCATTGGCCACGCCCGCCTGCGCCAGGCGCGCGGCGATCGGGTCCTTCTGCTCGGGCAGGATATTGATCATGAAACGGTTCGGCGCATCGGGCGGCGTGGCGTGGCGCCAGGCCACCATCAGGTCGCCGCGCACCACGGTCAGCAGCAGCAAGGCCATCAGGCCCAGGGCCAGCGACACCACCTGGATGACGGTGGCGCCCGGGCGGCGCTGCAATGACGTGACGGCAAAGCGCCAGCCCTGATGCTTGAAGGCGCCGCGCAGGCTTTTCAGCGACTTGATGCCCAGCCAGCCGGCCAGGGCGAACAGGGCGAAGCCTCCCAGAAAACCGGCCGCCGTCAGCAAGGCCAGTTTCACGTCGCCCGCCTGCCACAACAGCAGCACGACGAAGGCGGCAATGCCGAGGCCGTAGGTGGCCAGGGCCAGCGCCTGCGGTGGCTCCTGTTCGCGGCGGATCACCCGGTTATGCGGCACATTGCGCAACTGCAAAATCGGCGGCAGGGCAAAGCCCAGCAACAGCAGCATGCCGGTTGCCACGCCCTGCAGCGCGGGCAGCAGGGACACGGGCGGCAAGTCGCTCTGCACGAGCTTGCCCAACAGCTCCAGCAGCACCAGGTGGCCGCCGAAGCCCACCATCACGCCGATCACGCTGCCCACCAGGCCCACCAATAAAAATTCGATCACGTACATGGCCGTGACCTGGTTTTGCGTCAGGCCCAGGCAGCGCAGCATGGCGCAGGCGTCGAGGTGCCGCAGCATGAATCGGCGCGCCGCCATGGCCACGGCGACGGCCGCCAGCATGGCCGACAGCAGGCCGACGAGGGACAGAAAACGGTCGGCGCGGTCCAGGGTCGATTGCATCTGCGGGCTGCCCGATTCCAGCGATTCGATGCGCACGCCTTTGATGGACTGCGCCTTGATCTGGCTCTCCAGCGAGGTTTGATATTGCGCAAGCTCGGCCGCCTTGGCGGGCGGCGCCGACAGCAGCAGCCGGTACGACACGCGCGAGCCGTTCTGCACCAGCGCCGTGGCGGCCAAGTCGCTCAAGGGCAGCATCACCCTCGGGGCGAAATTGAGGAACGATGCGCCGCGGTCCGGTTCGCTGGCGATCAGTTGCGTGACGGTAAAGGCCTTGTCGCCCAGGGTCAGGGTGTCGCCCAGCTTCGCGTTCAGGCTGGACAGGATAGCCGCATCGACCCACACGGTGCCGGGCGCAGGCACCTGGCTGGTCGCCTGGCCCACGGCATCCTGCGCTTCGCTGGCGTTGGTCGTGATTTTCAGCTTGCCGCGCTGCGGGTAGCCGGGCGAGACGGCCTTGATGGACGCCAGTTGCGACAGCGATCGCTCGCCCTCGCCCGCCTGCGCCATGCTGGGGAACGTCACCGTGTCGGCCAGGATAAAACCGCGCTTCTGCGCTTCGGCGCGCCAGGCCGCATTGACGGGCTGGTCGGCGCTGATGACGAGGTCGGCCCCCAGCAGCTGGTGCGCGTCGCGGTTCAGGCCCGCGCGCAGGCGGTCGACGAAGAAGCCGACGGCCGACAGGGCCGCCACGGCGACGATCAGCGCGACGAGCAGGAAACGCAGTTGCCCGGCGCGCCAGTCGCGGCCGGTCATTTTCAGGGAGAGGCGGAACATGGGCGGCGGGTCTTTATGCGAGTTGGTTGTGATGCGTTATTGCGCGATGCCGTGAGCGGCGGCGTGCTGCGCGAAATACGCATCGACGGTGGCAAGAAACGCGTCTTTTTGCGCCTGCGGCAGGAAGGCGGCGATGAAACCGTTGCGCGCCAGGCGTTGCGCGTGGGACAGGCCCAGCGGCAAGGCATCGAAGATGGCGTCGAAGTTATCGTTCATGTAGCCGCCGAAGTAGGCGGGATCGTCCGAGTTCACCGTCACCAGCAGGCCCGCGTCGAGCAATTGCACCAGGTTATGGTCATGCATCTGGTCGAACACGCGCAGCTTGGTGTTCGACAGGGGGCAGACGGTGAGCGCGATCTGTTCGCGCGCCAGGCGGGCCGTCAGTTCCGCGTCTTCCAGGCAGCGCACGCCATGGTCGATGCGTTCGACTTTCAAGTCGTCGAGCGCCGTGCGGATGTAGGCTGGCGGGCCTTCCTCGCCCGCGTGGGCCACCAAGTGCAGGCCCAGCTCGCGGCAACGGGCAAACACGCGCGAGAATTTCTCGGGCGGATTGCCCACTTCCGACGAATCGAGGCCGATGCCGATGAACTTGTCGCGGTGCGGCAGCGCGTCTTCCAGGGTCTCGAACGCCTCTGCCTCGCTCAGATGGCGCAGGAAGCACAGGATCAGGGCCGCGCTGACGGGGCTGTCCTGGCAGGCGCGGTGGATGCCATTGATCACGTCGGCCATCGGCACGCCGCGCGCCGTGTGCGTCTGCGGGTCGAAGAAGATTTCCGTGTGCAAGACGTTATCGGCTTCGGCGCGGCGCAGGTAGGCTTGCGTCATGTCATAGAAATCCTGCTCTTTCAAGAGCACGCTTGCGCCAGCGTAATAAATGTCGAGAAAAGACTGTAAATCCGTAAAAGCATAGGCGCTGCGCAAGTGTTCCACAGATTCATAGCCCAGCGGCACGCCATTGCGCTCGGCCAGTGCGAAAATCAGTTCTGGCTCCAGCGAGCCTTCGATATGGATATGCAATTCGGCTTTCGGCATGCCGC
This window of the Janthinobacterium agaricidamnosum genome carries:
- a CDS encoding response regulator; its protein translation is MQLPVYTHPTLTVLIDDSDSFLKSLAFQLDPGLARKTFHDTSSALHWLRQSTQPGETPLHVNFDTQNLPPDQCNVALDIERIWRISGQAQRFAVPSVLVVDYSMPQMNGLEFCQAVRDLPCKKILFTGAADEKVAVTAFNRGLIDRYIKKSDDDALDILEQEIVALQREFFLQQSETVRDLLMLHDYSFLQDEALAAVVHELCQRHGFVEFYIFPNPSGILFFTRDGHAKLMIIETERSLHTQYEMARDSDAPDSLLQALLEMRVIPYFSDANSDGMYAAQIGENWFRYCAAPTICLGGVTYFWALFDVPTHQLGQPVMSYAQFLRAGAGDGVIV
- a CDS encoding ABC transporter permease, which translates into the protein MFRLSLKMTGRDWRAGQLRFLLVALIVAVAALSAVGFFVDRLRAGLNRDAHQLLGADLVISADQPVNAAWRAEAQKRGFILADTVTFPSMAQAGEGERSLSQLASIKAVSPGYPQRGKLKITTNASEAQDAVGQATSQVPAPGTVWVDAAILSSLNAKLGDTLTLGDKAFTVTQLIASEPDRGASFLNFAPRVMLPLSDLAATALVQNGSRVSYRLLLSAPPAKAAELAQYQTSLESQIKAQSIKGVRIESLESGSPQMQSTLDRADRFLSLVGLLSAMLAAVAVAMAARRFMLRHLDACAMLRCLGLTQNQVTAMYVIEFLLVGLVGSVIGVMVGFGGHLVLLELLGKLVQSDLPPVSLLPALQGVATGMLLLLGFALPPILQLRNVPHNRVIRREQEPPQALALATYGLGIAAFVVLLLWQAGDVKLALLTAAGFLGGFALFALAGWLGIKSLKSLRGAFKHQGWRFAVTSLQRRPGATVIQVVSLALGLMALLLLTVVRGDLMVAWRHATPPDAPNRFMINILPEQKDPIAARLAQAGVANAPLYPMIRGRLVAVNGNAITEATYEDDRAKGLADREFNLSTMAAMQEENKLVAGKWFSDKPGAPAEASVEEGIAKTLKLKLGDKLRFDIAGQSVEAAITSLRKLEWGSMRVNFFVIINPAAMADTPQTWITAFHLPPAQADLGNALLRDYPNLTVVDVGGVLKQIQGVLDQVVTAVEFLFAFTLASGLLVLYAALMGSQDERTREAGLLRALGATRRQLAQAQLIEFSLVGALAGLLAASGAAAMGWALATYQFKFAWSFAPGVWAFGLLAGALCAIAGGWLGLRNVLKHPPLQTLREG
- a CDS encoding adenosine deaminase, producing MMNPQLRAIVRGMPKAELHIHIEGSLEPELIFALAERNGVPLGYESVEHLRSAYAFTDLQSFLDIYYAGASVLLKEQDFYDMTQAYLRRAEADNVLHTEIFFDPQTHTARGVPMADVINGIHRACQDSPVSAALILCFLRHLSEAEAFETLEDALPHRDKFIGIGLDSSEVGNPPEKFSRVFARCRELGLHLVAHAGEEGPPAYIRTALDDLKVERIDHGVRCLEDAELTARLAREQIALTVCPLSNTKLRVFDQMHDHNLVQLLDAGLLVTVNSDDPAYFGGYMNDNFDAIFDALPLGLSHAQRLARNGFIAAFLPQAQKDAFLATVDAYFAQHAAAHGIAQ